A stretch of DNA from Temnothorax longispinosus isolate EJ_2023e chromosome 2, Tlon_JGU_v1, whole genome shotgun sequence:
TTCGCGACATTAGATACGATCGTCACTTTCGCGATTGTCCGCGCGACGCGCCTTCGACCGAGCAAGTATCACGAAATGcgtattttttagaaatatctacACCCGAGCGCTGAATCGATACTATTCGATAAATACTGTAGTAAATAATGCATGCATAGATTAATAAAGGTTACACTTACCAATTAAACAACTTTTGCGACGCCACTCGTTCCGCATCGTCTCGCCGATCCGTCTCGTGCCCGTTCGCGATCTGGAAATGGAAGGAAAACGTCATCAATATGGCGGAGACGCGTCATCCCCATTtcccgcgcggcgcgcggacAACTTCTCGCGCCAAGGCCGCCAAGCCAAGAGTGTCGGCGTCGCTGGTCGCTATACGCGTCCCGCTCTTAACTTCGCGATCataaattttccaaacttcgaaaatcaaatattataaactcgCCTATCATTATTTTGCACTCTAGCGAATAGCGTATTATTTTTGACAGATATCCGCAATATTCGCGCGACATTCGAAAATATAATCGCTTTCGCGATGGCCCTCGCGACGCGCTTTCGGCCGAACAATTAAGTATCGCGGAATACGTATTTtcaagaatcattttaatgcGTCGAGCGTCGAATCCATACTACGCGGATAGATACTACAATGAATAATGCATGCAAGGTTATAATATGTGTTATACACTTACCAATTAAATGAGTCGCGACGGCACTCGTTTCGGAGCCGATCCCTTCCGTCTTCCGTGTCCATTTCTCCGATTGTCCACCGCGATCTGGAAATGGAAGGAGTATTATACGTATCAATATGGCGGAGGTACTTCGTTTCCGCGCGGGCAACTTGTCGCGCCGAaagcgccgcggccgcggccgcggcgcgtgACGTCAGCGTCGGCGCCGGCGTCGCTAGATCACTACGCGTCCCGCTGTCAACTTCACGATCATGAATTTTCCGGACTtcgaaaatgaaatattataaactcgCCTACTATGACAATTGTTATTTTGCATTCTAGCGAAGAACGTATTAACATTTTCGGTAGATATTCACAATATTCGCGACCCTCGAAAATACGATCGTCACTTTCGCGATTGCCCATCACGCGACGCGCCTTTCGGCCGGACAAGTACGATATACGGCGAAATACgtatttgtcatatttttaagGAATATCAGTACCCGAGCGCTAAATCTATACTACGCGATAGATACTGCAATGAATACAATACATCCAAGAGTAGtatatgtgttatttttaccAATTAAATGAGTCGTGACGACTCGTTCCGGAGCCGATCCGTTCCATGGACGCCGCGTTCTGGAAGTGCAAGGGGCAAGGGGAACGTCATACGTCATCAACATGGCGGTGACGCTTCGTTTCCCGCGCGCCCCGCGCGGGGCGTGCGGTGCAGCGCACGGTCAATTTCACTTCACGCGTCAAGAGCGACGAGCGATGCAACGCCACTATTACACGTCCCTTTTTTACTTTCGCGTTTAtgcgtttatttttctcactttAACAATAAATGCTTGCCTTACATAGCAGTCGTTTTTcgctttattaaatatacaagttAATTTTAGTCCGGTATCACGTACGTGACACTACGCAAGTCAAATAAATGGCTAATAAAAGCGTATACCTAATGATTAATGATACTGCGACTCGCTTATTTATACGTTCACAACAATTAATGGCTGCGTTCTGCCAATACTCCGCTAgtctagcaatcgtgagcagtcgctcgttttcgctcgtttcctctcctttgacccaatggattaaaaggagaggaaacgagcgactgctcacgattgctaggctagcggagtatcggcagAACGCAgccaatattaatttttacatacttttagacgaaaaataaagatattccAAGTAGGGAGATTTTATCGGCAGTGCCAGAAAATGCGTAATGCTACGTGCTAAATAGCTCCAACGTTGAAAACGGGTGCGAGTGACGTATGACGTATTGACGTATCAAGTAGTCCAGTATCATGGTCCAATAAAATGCGGTATCAAGCAGAAGCAACGAAACGCTGGCGTGACCGCAGGCCGCTTTCTGCTTCATGAAAGTAACCTTTAAAagagggtgagagagagagggaaaacgAGCTAGTGCATTAGTGCAAGGTGCAAGTGCATTCCTAACCTACCGAATTCGTTATCAAAACGTTATCAAAGAGCACAAATCACAAATCACAAATTGCAGTTTGTTAAGTGCGGCAGATCTTTTAATTAGaacttgaattattaatatttttctacatcTTTTCTCATTTCGAACATCAAAATGACGCCGGGAAGGATACCTATAACGTCGGAAAATTGAGAGAATCTAAAGGATTTTTCAGCCATTTGTTAATATTAGAAGTTTAGCAGAACTAACCTAAAAGATGAACAAAACCAATCAGTCTTGGAAAGAAATGGGTATCACAGACCCCAAGGAGCGGATCAAGGCTCTTACGGAGCATGCCTCGAGAGTAGAAATTGATCCAAATATTGCGCCtaaaaggtaaaaaatatatatttattatttcgttatattgaaatacaattgtaaaatatcgCTAGAAAGAATgctatttcaaaaatatttgaaatttgtaagaagtaagaaaagatttttctgCACAAGGAATCCAGAatgcagaattaaaatattggattGTAAAATGGTTTTAAAATTGGACAGTATCTTTTTAGGGGATTGTgtttatcgttaaaaaaaatatatggttGTTTTACTgcataaattcatataaagaCATTTATGACTCGGTGTAAATATTCACATATACTATAATAGGAATATTATGATACGTGTGCCAATAcgtatatcaattttaaaagtgatataatttatttttccaatctttttACCTCTATAATTCCAGATATTATCGCACTGGAGTGGAAATGGTCAGATTAGCGAACATGAACATGCAAGATGGCAGCTACGAAAATGCctttacattatatatgaaatttataacgTAGGTAATACGTAATAGTAACTTTTACGttattatgttacatataacaagtatatttttaaataataaatgcaaatttaatattttctctaaaaagacgtatttatttacatcaaatattggacgtaaatatttatatctatttattactaaatatttcCTGTTTTAACAGACTTTTTGTGGATAAAATAAGGGACCATCCGCAATATGATAGTGTATCAGCCAAAGATAGGGCGACGAATAGGGATGATTTACGAATAGTCATTCCTAAAGCAGAGAAACTGAAAAAACAGTTATTGGATCAATATCAAGCAGAGTTTGATAAGTATTTAGAGGatttgaaagaaagagaaaggattGAAAAGGAACGTTTGAGGCAAGAAGAACTTCAAAGGTATTTAAttgtcttatatatttattattgaaaaagcatgaaaatcaataatttttattaagaacgTTGTTATATAGCGTCATATATTTTTGCTCAGGCATAAGGAAGAGGAAAACAGAAGGAACAAAATGGCTGCTCTGGCTGCTGTCAGAGCGGCTAAGGCTGCTATTACTGCGAATGTACCAGTGGAAACAAAGCCTTTGCCTTCCATTGCACCGAAAACTGTGATGAGCCTTGTGGATGATGATAAAGCATTCAAGACCTCCAAGGATATGTAAGTTTCGTTgtgtttaaaattactttattaaaagtatgaTACATCTTAGCGATACGTAAGCGTCagcttaataattatacataataagaTTTGATGTGTTTAAAGTatactaattactaattactaatatataatgacatgcatgtatatattgtcatatttaatatattttttagaaaaacgcCGGCAGTGGATCGTTCTACAAAACCTTCTTTACTAACGAGCGACGGTTTATCTTTGCGCGACGTTATCCTGCCGACCAAATTAATGGACAGCTTTCTGACGCTTGCCTTTAGCAACACGACGAGCAATAAAGAAACATGTGGTATTTTGGCTGGGCGATTAGAGCGAAATAAATTGATGGTAACGCATCTACTAATACCGGAACAAACTGGCACCCCAGATTCTTGTACTACGCATAACGAAGAAGATATCTTTGATTATCAGGATCAGCATAATCTTATCACTCTCGGTTGGATTCATGTacgtaataatttactttgcgtttttatttctaatttctatttttcatttgtctattttaaatataattatgttatgtaTTACGTATTATAGACACATCCTACACAGACTGCATTTTTATCAAGCGTAGATCTTCATACGCACTGTGCTTATCAACTGATGATGGCGGAAGCTATAGCGATAGTTTGTGCGCCTAAATATGATGAGTacgtatgaaaaaattttgtgtacaCTTTATGTTGAATTCTTCAAAcggttatttaaatatttggcatTTGACGTCGGTTGAATTCAGCTAAATTCAACTAAATTACGGATTAGTATCCTTCCTAATACATTTCCTCTTTAGattcaaacaaaattaaattttacgattatttgcTTTGTagtaacttctttttttttttaatttggataAATATCTATTCTACATTAACTTTGAAGCGTACTTACGTGTATACATTTGTGTCCCCTCCCTgatgtacaaatataatataaaaattttaattgtctaTTAACTTAGAATTAAATCAGAACTTGTTTTGATATTTGgtgtgatttttattataaatattttttacaggaCAGGATTCTTTATCTTAACACCTGATTACGGCTTGGATTTTATCGCAAATTGCAGAGAAACGGGATTTCATCCACATCCTACTGAACCACCGTTATATacagtaaatatattacaatttatttaataacatttttaacaatattaattaaaatttgagtgattaataataaaaataatatataattaaatgttgagttagtaaattcaaaaaatggAGTATTGATACTCTATTACTGTACACGAGTAACGAGTAAccataaatattgataactCGATAACTAATAATTCGATCttgacataattaatattgtcgTTTTGGTTTGGTATCATGAATATTTACATTACACACTTTTTACTGTTTCAGAAAGCAAGACACTACAAATTAGACGTAATGGCACTCCAAGTGGTAGATTTACGAAGAAAATGATATATCTCGGATACGAGATAAtttactgaaaaatatttctaattaaatcttGGAAAATAGCACGTTACAATAAAAATCGCGAATCTTATTACGCGCGTAGTGCATAATTagtcttattatttatacttttactgTTATTGCTATCACCGAgggtggcagtgtggtcttgtggtaaagcgccagactcgtacgTTCgtggaaccaggttcgagccCACCTGATCACAACGTCCTGTgatcaggtggactcgaacccggttcCACGGggttacgagtctggcgctttaccacaagaccacactgccacccTCGGTGATAGCAATAAcagtaaaagtataaataataaggcttgtatttgtatttaatattttctcaattttaatcaaaagttttaatttatttattacaagtaTATTTACACGTATTGAACAAGcgaaattaaatgtacataaCATAACATAACCtttgttacattaatattttat
This window harbors:
- the LOC139808336 gene encoding STAM-binding protein, producing the protein MNKTNQSWKEMGITDPKERIKALTEHASRVEIDPNIAPKRYYRTGVEMVRLANMNMQDGSYENAFTLYMKFITLFVDKIRDHPQYDSVSAKDRATNRDDLRIVIPKAEKLKKQLLDQYQAEFDKYLEDLKERERIEKERLRQEELQRHKEEENRRNKMAALAAVRAAKAAITANVPVETKPLPSIAPKTVMSLVDDDKAFKTSKDIKTPAVDRSTKPSLLTSDGLSLRDVILPTKLMDSFLTLAFSNTTSNKETCGILAGRLERNKLMVTHLLIPEQTGTPDSCTTHNEEDIFDYQDQHNLITLGWIHTHPTQTAFLSSVDLHTHCAYQLMMAEAIAIVCAPKYDETGFFILTPDYGLDFIANCRETGFHPHPTEPPLYTKARHYKLDVMALQVVDLRRK